In Hermetia illucens chromosome 1, iHerIll2.2.curated.20191125, whole genome shotgun sequence, one genomic interval encodes:
- the LOC119653644 gene encoding uncharacterized protein LOC119653644, with protein sequence MLLLMTESLWLLMMRLLKMRLILMKVFMLQLLYVDLLLLKDSSCDVVGVLDGIDVPDFVLAASEAFAVAAVEVAFGLELDFRHDFDIPKSCLTLVCALLK encoded by the exons atgttgttgttgatgacGGAGAGCTTGTGGCTGTTGATGATGCGCTTGTTGAAGATGCGGCTGATCCTGATGAAGGTGTTCATGTTGCAATTATTGTACGTGGACTTGCTGTTGCTGAAAGATTCTAGCTGTGATGTAGTTGGGGTGCTGGATGGTATTGATGTTCCCGACTTTGTACTTGCTGCGTCGGAAGCTTTCGCTGTCGCTGCTGTTGAAGTTGCCTTTGGTTTAGAGTTGGATTTTCGCCATG atttcgatatccctaaaagctgtctgactttGGTATGTGCATTATTGAAATGA